In a genomic window of Alcanivorax sp.:
- the gspC gene encoding type II secretion system protein GspC codes for MSQWAAWGQYQQWGKPVRWLVAVLLVIALAFVLAQTFWLLWYGPSEPIPSNSKTRLQVSSAGQTVSLSQSQVDSWQLFGNFEQEAATQSDKPTDAPETRLRLELLGVFQTADTAKASAIIAEKGKEGELYRIGDSIPGNASLEEVYPDRVILRRAGRLETLRWSDSSLGGVSQVQSRAEPVQRPADEQAVSEGSEEDMQRQRKAIIGQLGLTPVAEGDNQGYQLGRRAPKQLISQVGLKSNDVILSVNGHGLGTEEGDLAALRSFQETRQASIVVQRGDQQFTVNYPP; via the coding sequence ATGTCGCAGTGGGCAGCGTGGGGTCAGTATCAGCAGTGGGGCAAGCCGGTGCGCTGGTTGGTTGCCGTTTTGCTGGTTATCGCGTTGGCCTTTGTGCTGGCCCAAACCTTCTGGTTGTTGTGGTACGGACCCAGCGAGCCGATTCCTTCCAATAGCAAGACCCGCTTACAGGTCTCCTCTGCCGGCCAGACTGTTAGTCTGAGCCAGTCCCAGGTAGATAGTTGGCAATTGTTCGGAAACTTCGAGCAGGAAGCTGCCACCCAGTCAGACAAGCCCACCGACGCCCCTGAAACCCGCCTGCGCCTGGAGTTGCTTGGCGTGTTCCAGACTGCAGATACCGCAAAGGCCTCCGCCATCATTGCCGAAAAGGGCAAGGAAGGTGAGTTGTACCGTATCGGCGACAGTATTCCCGGTAATGCCAGCCTGGAAGAGGTCTACCCGGACCGGGTAATCCTGCGCAGGGCCGGGCGTCTGGAAACCCTGCGCTGGTCTGACAGTTCCCTGGGCGGTGTCAGTCAGGTCCAATCCCGTGCCGAACCGGTGCAACGGCCGGCTGATGAGCAGGCCGTGAGTGAGGGCAGCGAGGAAGACATGCAGCGTCAGCGTAAGGCCATTATAGGCCAGTTAGGGCTGACGCCGGTGGCCGAAGGCGACAATCAAGGCTACCAGCTGGGTAGGCGCGCGCCCAAGCAGTTGATCAGTCAGGTTGGCTTGAAAAGCAATGATGTCATTCTCTCTGTTAATGGCCACGGGCTGGGAACGGAAGAGGGTGATCTGGCTGCGTTGCGTTCATTTCAGGAAACCCGGCAGGCCAGTATCGTGGTGCAGCGGGGTGATCAGCAATTCACCGTGAATTATCCGCCATAG
- the gspD gene encoding type II secretion system secretin GspD: MMSFFKASALRTLIVVLLSAAALTGQAQVAASEDGKSWTVNIRNADIQAFISQIAEMTGKNFVVDPRVRARDVTVVSTKALTAAEVYELFLSVLQVHGYAAVPSGDIIKIVPNTTAKQSNLPLVGKNEAGGEELVTRVIPVENSPVEELVPVLRPLVPQYGHLAAVGSANALIISDHMDNIRRMEAIIASLDNAESEDVQVIKLEHAFAGDMVKMLESLTPQTGGRRGKTKDGGVTVVADERTNRLIIKGDRITRQRMAQMIRNLDTPASATGGVQVVRLSHGDAEALAELLKNFAEGASAAKPGADGKAAAASITGDKVSIQADKSLNALVIRAEPAMMKEIMSVISQLDVRRAQILIEAAIVEVSGDTGKALGFQYVAGSDESGVGAINFGNAGLTINSIVQALATDDPSGLALGDGITMGFGEEDSNGDLKWGALIQALSTSTDVNLLSTPSILTLDNQEASIVVGENVPFITGTSTSTGSGVSNPFQTIQREDVGLSLKVTPHVAGLSTIRLELEQENSQVKDSVGEAADIVTTTRKLESTVLADDGETIALGGLIRDNITKTVRKVPILGDIPLLGILFRSTSNSREKSNLMVFLRPTILPDNERLLSMTRQKYMGITALQFELNGKGQLEQVVRNPLPVNLEQVFEGRQKISQEYRDAYDARQNAPEQDVEVEGAEQE; the protein is encoded by the coding sequence ATGATGTCCTTTTTCAAAGCCTCGGCACTTCGAACACTGATTGTGGTGCTGTTGTCAGCAGCGGCGCTTACCGGCCAGGCCCAGGTTGCGGCCAGTGAAGATGGCAAGAGTTGGACGGTGAATATCCGCAATGCGGATATTCAGGCGTTTATCAGCCAGATCGCCGAGATGACCGGCAAGAACTTCGTGGTCGATCCTCGCGTTCGTGCCCGGGATGTCACCGTTGTATCCACCAAGGCGCTGACTGCTGCGGAAGTCTACGAGCTGTTTCTGTCCGTGCTGCAGGTACATGGCTACGCGGCGGTGCCTTCCGGCGACATTATCAAGATCGTTCCCAATACCACCGCCAAGCAAAGTAACCTGCCGCTGGTGGGCAAGAACGAAGCTGGTGGCGAAGAGTTGGTGACCCGAGTGATTCCGGTGGAAAACTCACCGGTGGAGGAGCTGGTGCCGGTGCTTCGTCCGCTGGTGCCCCAGTACGGTCATCTGGCGGCCGTGGGTTCAGCCAATGCCCTGATCATTAGTGACCACATGGACAATATTCGCCGCATGGAAGCGATCATCGCCAGCCTGGACAATGCCGAGTCCGAGGACGTACAGGTGATCAAGCTGGAGCATGCCTTTGCCGGCGACATGGTGAAAATGCTGGAAAGCCTGACCCCCCAGACTGGTGGTCGCCGGGGCAAGACCAAGGATGGTGGCGTTACCGTGGTGGCAGATGAACGTACCAATCGTCTGATCATCAAGGGTGACCGGATTACTCGCCAGCGCATGGCGCAGATGATCCGTAATCTGGATACTCCAGCCAGTGCCACTGGTGGTGTGCAGGTGGTACGGCTCAGCCACGGTGATGCGGAAGCGCTGGCCGAGTTGCTGAAAAATTTTGCCGAGGGCGCCTCCGCCGCCAAGCCAGGCGCCGACGGTAAGGCCGCCGCGGCATCCATTACCGGAGACAAAGTGTCCATTCAGGCGGACAAATCCCTCAATGCTCTGGTGATACGCGCAGAACCGGCAATGATGAAAGAGATCATGTCGGTGATCAGTCAGCTGGATGTGCGCCGGGCACAGATTCTTATCGAAGCCGCCATCGTGGAAGTGTCCGGGGATACCGGTAAGGCGCTGGGCTTTCAGTATGTGGCAGGCAGTGATGAAAGCGGCGTCGGTGCGATCAATTTTGGCAACGCGGGCCTCACCATCAACTCTATCGTTCAGGCCCTGGCCACGGATGACCCGTCAGGTCTGGCCCTCGGCGATGGCATTACCATGGGCTTCGGGGAAGAGGACTCCAATGGCGATCTGAAGTGGGGTGCGCTGATTCAGGCCCTGTCCACTTCCACCGATGTGAACCTGCTCTCCACCCCCAGTATTTTGACCCTGGATAATCAGGAAGCCTCCATTGTGGTGGGTGAGAACGTGCCCTTCATTACCGGCACCAGCACCAGCACCGGTTCCGGCGTGTCCAACCCCTTCCAGACCATCCAGCGCGAAGATGTGGGTCTGAGCCTGAAGGTCACTCCCCATGTGGCGGGCTTGTCCACCATCCGTTTGGAGCTGGAGCAGGAAAATTCCCAGGTAAAGGACTCCGTGGGCGAAGCGGCGGATATCGTTACCACCACGCGCAAGCTGGAAAGCACGGTGCTGGCGGACGATGGCGAGACCATCGCCCTGGGCGGCTTGATTCGCGACAATATTACCAAGACGGTACGCAAGGTACCGATCCTGGGTGATATTCCCCTGTTGGGCATCCTGTTTCGTTCAACCAGCAATTCGCGAGAGAAAAGTAACCTGATGGTCTTTCTGCGGCCGACTATCCTGCCGGATAATGAACGACTGTTGAGCATGACCCGACAGAAATACATGGGCATTACCGCCTTGCAGTTCGAATTGAATGGCAAGGGCCAACTGGAGCAAGTGGTGCGTAACCCGCTGCCGGTCAATCTTGAGCAGGTGTTCGAAGGTCGCCAAAAAATCTCTCAGGAATACCGGGATGCCTATGACGCCCGACAAAACGCACCTGAACAGGATGTTGAGGTCGAGGGCGCCGAGCAGGAGTAG